CTATCAGGATGTAAGACCTTAGCAATATTGCGGTAGCGCTTGAGGACTCGACTATCATCAGCCGCCACAGAAATACCAAGAATCGCGTAGGGATCGGAAAATTTCTGGAGCCAGTCTGCTGAAAAAGAAGTCTTTGCCATTGCTCAGCGGCCTTAAAAATTTTTGAATAAAAAGATCGATAGGTTTTTGCAGATTAAAGGAAGATCGGCTACCTTTGGCTCACCCGTTTCAGGCAATTACCGAGTAACTATATTTCTTTAAGGGCTGCATAGCTAAACAGCTCTAGGTGTGATTCCTCAGAAAATTTAGCAATGAAAAAATAGAAACAGGTAAGATAGGTAGATGTTAGCTAGGGTATTAGACTTGAGGCGTGTCTAAAGTTGCGAATTGACCAACTTTAACGCTGAGCTGAAGAATAGCTACAAAGCTTAGCTTGGTACTGGCAGCTTTAGTGCCCGATCTGCACCCATCGGTTCAAACCCTTCACTGAAAGAGATCTCTTTCTTTTATTACTTTACTCTGTTTGCCTAGACTCGACATCCGACAGGTGGCTGACTTAGGTTGCCAGTCAGTGATTTAAATCATAGCTCTCACGGCGGTCTCCACGGCTACTTATAAGCTTAGATCTGTTACTGTTGGCACTTATGATTGTGTGGGATGCATCTAGGTAAAATCGGCAAATGCTCGGCACTATGCTCACGAAGCCCAAAAATCGCCAAATAGCAGCTGCTCTAGCTTTTGCTGGGGTTATTGTACCGATCGCGGGGCTACACAAGTTTTATCTAGGTCAATATCGTTGGGGTATGCTATATCTGCTGCTGTCTCTAGCCACACCTATTCCTAAGATTGCCAGTGCGATTGAGGGAGTTTGGTATTTGACTCAAGATGGGGAGCAGTTCGATCGCAACTTTAATAATGGTTTGGAAAGTAGTGGCGTAGAAGCTAGTCCCAGAGCCAAGTACTCTCCGGGGCCAACTGTTGATCCGGCAAGAGTTAGCGCGATCGCCACGGCAGTACGCCAACTAGACCAACTGCGCCAAGATGGTTTGATTTCAGAATATGAATTTGAGCAAAAGCGCCGACAGTTATTAGACAGCGTGACTTAATTGAGATGGCTTTTTTAGATTGGCTAACTTCTGTAGCTCAGGCTCGTTCCCCGATTGCGGCCTCCTCTACAACGCTACGCTCGCGATTGCTCAAAGATCCGTATTACCGTCTGCAATCGCTAGAAGAAGTGCAATTAGCGGTCTCTTTAGGAATTAAAATTGATGCCAATCAAGCCACTGTAGATGATTGGCTGCGTCTGCCAGGGATTTCAATTCATCAAGCGCGATCGCTGGCAGAGCTAACTCAATCAGGGGTGCAGTTTTGTGCTTTAGAGGATGTGGCCGCTGTGTTAGGGGTGTCGGTCTCCCGGCTCCAACCAGTTGCACCGATTCT
This region of Trichocoleus desertorum NBK24 genomic DNA includes:
- a CDS encoding SHOCT domain-containing protein; this translates as MLTKPKNRQIAAALAFAGVIVPIAGLHKFYLGQYRWGMLYLLLSLATPIPKIASAIEGVWYLTQDGEQFDRNFNNGLESSGVEASPRAKYSPGPTVDPARVSAIATAVRQLDQLRQDGLISEYEFEQKRRQLLDSVT
- a CDS encoding ComEA family DNA-binding protein, with the protein product MAFLDWLTSVAQARSPIAASSTTLRSRLLKDPYYRLQSLEEVQLAVSLGIKIDANQATVDDWLRLPGISIHQARSLAELTQSGVQFCALEDVAAVLGVSVSRLQPVAPILSFCYYDAASLVTIEQVNPNTASVEALLKVPPIDLFLARAIVQNRLVVGPYRSLADLQRRLALPSAVTTDLMHYLRF